In Bactrocera oleae isolate idBacOlea1 chromosome 5, idBacOlea1, whole genome shotgun sequence, a genomic segment contains:
- the l(1)G0196 gene encoding inositol hexakisphosphate and diphosphoinositol-pentakisphosphate kinase isoform X12 — MSYTELESGYQDLRQSSQQAQCQTQSFSNERSTRPGFFVGSDGNGDGESNDGMDSDCSTCSNPGKQVVVGICAMAKKTQSKPMKEILTRLQEFEFIKMLIFSEDVILKEPVENWPLCDCLISFHSKGFPLEKAIQYAQLRKPYVLNNLHMQYDIQDRRRVYAILEKEGIEIPRYAVLDRDSPDPKQHELIESEDHVEVNGIIFNKPFVEKPVSAEDHNIYIYYPTSAGGGSQRLFRKIGSRSSVYSPESRVRKTGSFIYEDFMPTDVYFSGTDVKVYTVGPDYAHAEARKSPALDGKVERDSEGKEIRYPVILNNAEKLISRKVCLAFKQTVCGFDLLRANGKSYVCDVNGFSFVKNSNKYYDDCAKILGNMILRELTPTLHIPWLVPFQLDDPPIVPTTFGKMMELRCVVAVIRHGDRTPKQKMKLEVRHPKFFEIFEKYDGYKDGHVKLKRPKQLQEILDIARYLLSEIQSKSADAEIQEKESKLEQLKNVLEMYGHFSGINRKVQMKYQPKGRPRGSSSDDVDAPKEPSLVLILKWGGELTPAGRIQAEELGRIFRCMYPGGQGRQDYSGTQGLGLLRLHSTFRHDLKIYASDEGRVQMTAAAFAKGLLALEGELTPILVQMVKSANTNGLLDNDCDSSKYQNLAKQRLHDLMRVDREFTLEDREVINPCNSISINQALDFVKNPVECCNHVHKLIKELLTIISVKKEDPKTKDAILYHGETWDLMARRWEKIEKDFSTKSKQYDISKVPDIYDCIKYDLQHNQHTLQYDQAEELYIYAKYLADIVIPQEYGSTVQEKLAIGQGICTPLLKKIKADLQRNIEEVGDESVNRLNPHYSHGVASPGRHVRTRLYFTSESHVHSLLTVLRYGGLLNVLNDEQWRRAMDYISMVSELNYMSQVVIMLYEDPTKDPTSEERFHVELHFSPGVNCCVQKNLPPGPGFRPHSRNDSGNPKQMGSSNSFLKTNSGGDDANPPRIEEENDSEDSPVRSQSDGYDKDTPPHTKHLKSKPIPIGAHHTVSGHEAAHLAKRLNEELASQQHSMESQRPISPDAEPRSRSYEQRDQKRAKDTVASTPIHTPSLTSTNNKHEFKEILNTRSNPNFAGAGGTFHIRVTDSLTFYKIDSSTNELPLSDIDFSLNPLTPESPCNEHKSNSPCETRQKRHVRLLTMRAIASIDESDAANELYLPKISPLATNERPLSCNCLSGGGAFDENLPHSHSKSMADISPLNDGEVLHFVLGSSPISTSRVASIDDFQLSCSAPATILSSEFRFRLQEERHTVVDQLRVNSPTNSPTASTLKLCQESDERQLQQQAKSQQKYANELCSGVGADVERAPDIKTVSMSSLPTVQSAPVMINVENPFKFTQQAQQPFVNKFSTINEFDNTHATNTALSSPVQSSSACDFDTLFQHKHTDKRATNYHHNSRIRRQNQHQHKLFNRQQQHAPQTHTARIPDVIVTLSSSSTNLSKLMPDTNQFNSKLTPTVPTTYDPTNTTTTTTITTTNTTSTTNVNANMSASASITTSKSTPMTSSVIATCTSTATSAADGNATPVSSSSSVSSRRQRHSIAGQMSYMKMLGFGGFSKKMATSSSSLFSTAVISGSSSAPNLRDMIPCAVSSSGFGGVPPIRPLETLHNALSLKQLDQFLHKMTTSPLFKTPASSPPKHPSTPQQTLQGALQSMCSLEAATSYLSGDSMCHCQEAVATQGERVREPMLKNAICMHPAVHLAGNVRKPLEQGATAVATAEVLATTATSERANKCNNVGAAEANATATAQPTAGMWSQQSSVASSTEPSSPAISDTYSHETPSGEMSISITSAEGVNILPVAEELAKFFPQLDDADLNAVSVYTPMNTDVLDVDADGVFTFGGGSSRSDVSACLTPVSFGMDISMIANKGSMTLSVDGFEDDDETTLSAATTPSLPVDEPKLETCYCCPTHAEMAEPPDVEDTFDALPEPLKIPDTKIISSSPETNYFGEPTSLPPLPLCGENTLRRGARKATDPISPKIKKQISLFEGGEYERQKEYNNLHASINIPSASTLKQDARLRKFETLTQSTSNSNFPFASNTLKRVQHNASELDDVSHTQSCINLKSSVCASPAASATGSPQHKATPIAIVTQPVSTTSNTVPTHGAAVGTDNIGPPRPGALIVKERFIEPPKRIPRSFHSKTQSMDSDFLFNEFLLVPARSPTHAPISPEGSSRTSSASTSPASRSNSRFMATKILDDVATLQHK; from the exons GGGGACGGCGAGAGCAATGACGGCATGGATTCGGATTGTAGCACCTGTTCGAATCCTGGGAAACAAGTGGTTGTAGGTATTTGCGCCATGGCTAAAAAGACGCAATCCAAGCCGATGAAAGAGATCTTAACACGCTTGCAAGAATTTGAATTCATCAAAATGCTTATATTTTCCGAAGATGTCATTTTGAAG GAACCGGTAGAAAATTGGCCTTTGTGCGATTGTCTCATCTCGTTTCATTCGAAGGGCTTCCCATTGGAGAAAGCCATACAATATGCGCAATTACGCAAACCCTACGTGCTCAACAACTTACACATGCAATATGATATACAAGACCGACGCCGTGTCTATGCTATACTGGAGAAGGAAGGCATTGAAATACCACGTTATGCGGTTTTAGATCGTGACTCACCAGACCCAAAAC AACACGAGCTCATTGAGTCTGAGGATCACGTTGAGGTGAAtggtattattttcaataaaccaTTTGTGGAGAAGCCCGTATCAGCTGAGGATCACAATATCTACATTTACTATCCCACTTCGGCAGGTGGCGGCAGTCAGCGTCTCTTCAGAAAG ATTGGCAGTCGCAGCAGCGTTTATTCACCAGAATCGCGCGTGCGCAAAACCGGTTCATTCATCTATGAAGATTTCATGCCCACTGATG TATACTTTTCAGGCACGGACGTTAAGGTATACACAGTCGGACCAGATTATGCACATGCCGAGGCCCGTAAGTCTCCAGCACTGGATGGAAAAGTGGAGCGCGACAGCGAGGGCAAGGAGATACGCTATCcggttatattaaataatgCTGAGAAGCTCATCTCACGCAAAGTTTGTTTGGCTTTTAAACAGACAGTCTGCGGCTTCGACTTGCTACG CGCCAATGGAAAATCCTATGTTTGTGACGTGAATGGCTTCAGCTTCGTTAAGAACTCGAACAAGTATTACGATGATTGCGCCAAAATACTGGGCAATATGATATTGCGTGAACTCACGCCCACCTTGCATATACCATGGCTTGTGCCCTTTCAACTAGATGATCCACCCATTGTGCCCACCACTTTCGGCAAGATGATGGAATTGCGTTGCGTAGTCGCGGTCATAAGACACGGCGACCGCACGCCTAAGCAAAAGATGAAGCTCGAAGTGCGGCATCCCAA atttttcgagatatttgagAAGTACGACGGCTACAAGGATGGTCACGTTAAGTTGAAGCGTCCGAAACAATTGCAAGAGATTTTAGATATTGCCAGATATCTGCTATCTGAAATACAAAGCAAGTCAGCCGATGCGGAGATACAAGAGAAGGAGAGCAAATTAGAACAATTGAAAAATGTGCTGGAAAT gtATGGACACTTCTCTGGCATAAATCGCAAAGTTCAAATGAAATACCAACCGAAGGGTCGACCGCGTGGCTCTAGCTCTGATGACG TAGATGCACCGAAAGAGCCGTCATTAGTTTTGATCTTAAAATGGGGTGGTGAGTTAACGCCTGCTGGTCGCATACAAGCGGAGGAATTGGGACGCATATTCCGTTGCATGTATCCTGGCGGTCAGGGTCGACAAGACTATTCGGGCACACAAGGCTTGGGACTGTTGAG ATTGCACTCCACATTTCGCCATGACTTGAAAATATATGCTTCCGATGAAGGTCGTGTGCAAATGACTGCAGCCGCTTTTGCTAAAGGTCTGCTAGCGTTAGAAGGAGAGCTCACACCGATATTGGTGCAGATGGTGAAGAGTGCTAATACGAACGGGCTGCTGGATAATGATTGTGACTCCAGTAAATACCAAAATCT TGCGAAGCAACGTCTGCACGATTTGATGCGCGTAGACCGCGAATTTACACTCGAAGACCGTGAGGTGATTAATCCGTGTAATAGTATTTCCATTAATCAAGCCTTGGACTTTGTCAAAAATCCTGTGGAATGTTGCAATCACGTGCACAAGCTAATCAAAGAATTGTTAACCATTATAAGTGTAAAGAAAGAAGATCCCAAAACTAAAGACGCTATATTGTACCATGGCGAAACATGGGATTTGATGGCGCGACGTTGGGAGAAAATTGAAAAGGATTTCAGCACAAAATCTAAACAGTACGACATTTCAAAAGTACCGGACATTTACGATTGCATCAAATACGACTTGCAACACAATCAACACACGCTGCAATACGATCAGGCGGAAGAATTGTATATATACGCTAAGTACCTGGCAGATATTGTCATACCACAAGAGTACGGTTCCACTGTGCAAGAGAAGTTGGCCATTGGTCAGGGTATCTGTACGCCGttgctgaaaaaaattaaagccgATTTGCAGCGCAATATCGAAGAAGTGGGCGATGAGTCAGTAAATAGACTAAATCCACATTACAGTCACGGTGTCGCCAGTCCGGGTCGTCACGTACGCACACGCTTGTATTTCACCAGTGAAAGtcatgtacactcattgttaaCAGTTCTGCGTTATGGCGGTTTGCTGAATGTGTTAAATGATGAACAGTGGCGCCGTGCAATGGATTACATTTCAATGGTGTCGGAGTTGAATTACATGTCACAGGTTGTGATAATGCTCTACGAGGATCCCACCAAAGATCCCACATCAGAAGAACGCTTCCACGTGGAACTACATTTTAGTCCGGGTGTTAATTGTTGTGTGCAGAAAAACTTGCCACCAGGTCCAGGCTTTCGGCCACACTCGCGCAATGATTCTGGCAATCCCAAGCAAATG ggTTCAAGTAATTCTTTTCTCAAAACTAATTCTGGTGGGGATGACGCAAATCCGCCGCGTATAGAGGAGGAAAACGATTCGGAGGATAGTCCTGTGAGGAGCCAATCAGAC GGCTACGATAAAGACACCCCACCGCATACTAAACATCTAAAATCGAAGCCCATACCAATCGGTGCGCACCATACGGTAAGCGGCCATGAAGCGGCGCACTTGGCAAAGCGTTTGAATGAAGAGTTGGCTTCCCAACAACACTCAATGGAATCTCAACGCCCCATTAGTCCCGATGCTGAGCCACGTTCACGTAGCTATGAACAACGCGATCAAAAGCGTGCTAAAG ACACCGTTGCGTCTACGCCCATACACACGCCCTCTCTAACTAGTACTAATAATAAGCATGAATTCAAGGAAATACTGAACACGCGCTCCAATCCAAATTTCGCAGGCGCTGGCGGTACATTTCACATACGCGTTACCGATAGCTTGACTTTCTATAAAATCGATTCGTCCACCAACGAGTTGCCACTGTCCGATATTGATTTCTCACTCAATCCACTAACACCGGAATCCCCCTGTAACGAACATAAATCGAATTCACCATGCGAGACGCGTCAAAAACGTCATGTGCGATTATTGACTATGCGCGCCATAGCAAGCATCGATGAGTCCGACGCAGCTAACGAACTgtatttaccgaaaatatcgccGTTAGCCACGAATGAACGTCCGCTCTCGTGCAATTGCCTTAGCGGTGGTGGTGCTTTCGACGAGAACTTGCCACACTCGCATTCGAAGAGCATGGCTGACATCAGTCCGCTCAACGATGGCGAAGTTTTGCACTTCGTTTTGGGCAGCTCGCCGATTTCCACTTCACGCGTAGCCTCCATTGATGACTTTCAGTTGTCTTGTTCGGCGCCAGCCACAATACTTAGCAGCGAGTTCAGATTCCGTCTGCAGGAGGAACGGCATACGGTAGTCGATCAACTACGCGTTAATTCGCCCACCAATTCGCCGACCGCCTCCACTTTAAAATTATGCCAAGAGTCCGATGAGCGGCAGCTGCAGCAGCAAGCGAAATCGCAACAGAAATACGCCAACGAGCTGTGCAGTGGCGTGGGTGCTGACGTTGAGCGCGCGCCTGACATAAAGACCGTCTCAATGAGCAGTTTACCCACCGTACAGTCGGCGCCGGTGATGATAAATGTTGAAAATCCTTTCAAGTTTACGCAGCAAGCTCAACAaccatttgtaaataaattttctacaatCAATGAATTTGATAATACACATGCTACTAACACCGCTTTATCTTCTCCCGTGCAATCCTCGTCTGCCTGCGACTTTGATACATTATTCCAACACAAACACACTGACAAACGCGCCACAAATTATCATCATAACTCACGCATACGTCGACAAAACCAACACCAACACAAACTATTTaaccgacaacaacaacacgcaccGCAAACACATACCGCGCGCATACCTGACGTTATCGTCACTTTGAGCTCATCCTCAACCAATTTGTCTAAACTAATGCCTGATACTAACCAATTCAATTCGAAACTCACTCCTACCGTCCCTACAACTTACGACCCAACAAATACCACTACCACAACAACCATAACCACTACGAACACAACATCAACGACCAATGTCAATGCCAATATGTCCGCGTCCGCGTCCATAACTACGTCTAAATCCACACCCATGACCTCGTCCGTGATCGCCACCTGTACCTCGACCGCTACTTCCGCCGCAGATGGCAATGCGACGCCAGTATCGTCCTCATCGTCGGTATCGTCTCGACGTCAAAGACACAGTATTGCCGGCCAGATGTCGTATATGAAAATGTTGGGATTTGGTGGTTTTAGCAAAAAGATGGCCACTAGCTCAAGTAGTCTATTTAGCACGGCAGTTATAAGCGGCAGCTCATCGGCACCCAATCTAAGGGATATGATACCGTGTGCGGTCTCATCGTCAG GTTTCGGCGGTGTACCACCAATTCGACCACTAGAGACTCTACACAATGCACTCTCACTGAAGCAGCTCGATCAATTTCTACACAAAATGACAACATCGCCACTCTTCAAAACACCAGCATCATCGCCGCCCAAGCATCCATCAACACCACAACAAACCTTACAGGGCGCGTTACAATCTATGTGCTCTTTGGAGGCGGCTACAAGTTATCTATCCGGTGACAGCATGTGTCATTGCCAGGAAGCAGTCGCAACACAGGGCGAAAGGGTGCGTGAGCCAATGTTGAAGAATGCAATTTGCATGCATCCAGCAGTCCATCTAGCCGGGAATGTGCGTAAACCGCTGGAGCAAGGAGCAACAGCAGTGGCAACAGCAGAAGTtctagcaacaacagcaacgtcCGAACGCGCCAATAAATGCAACAATGTTGGCGCAGCTGAGGcaaatgcaacagcaacagcgcaGCCAACTGCTGGAA TGTGGAGCCAACAGTCGAGCGTTGCTAGCAGCACCGAACCCTCATCCCCAGCCATTTCGGACACATACTCGCATGAAACACCCAGCGGCGAAATGTCCATTAGTATAACCAGCGCCGAAGG cgTTAACATCCTGCCCGTAGCCGAGGAGCTCGCCAAATTCTTTCCACAACTCGATGATGCCGACCTGAATGCCGTCTCGGTATATACGCCCATGAATACGGATGTCTTAGATGTGGATGCCGACGGCGTATTTACATTCGGCGGAGGCAGTAGCCGTAGTGATGTGAGCGCCTGCTTAACACCGGTCAGCTTTGGCATGGACATAAGTATGATTGCAAACAAAGGATCGATGACTCTTTCAGTTGAT GGTTTCGAAGATGATGACGAAACTACGCTTTCAGCCGCCACAACACCATCGCTACCTGTAGATGAACCAAAACTTGAGACCTGCTATTGCTGTCCCACTCATGCTGAGATGGCTGAACCGCCTGATGTCGAAGATACCTTCGATGCACTTCCTGAACCGCTTAAAATACCAGATACAAAAATTATCAGTTCTTCGCCGGAGACAAATTACTTCGGCGAACCGACGTCATTGCCTCCGCTGCCACTTTGTGGTGAAAATACGCTACGCCGTGGTGCACGCAAGGCAACCGATCCAATATCGCCCAAAATCAAGAAGCAGATCAGTCTCTTTGAGGGCGGGGAATATGAACGTCAAAAGGAGTACAACAATCTACATGCGTCTATCAACATACCGTCGGCATCCACACTAAAGCAGGATGCACGTCTGCGTAAATTTGAGACACTCACTCAGTCTACTTCCAATTCCAACTTTCCATTTGCAAGTAATACACTAAAGCGCGTGCAGCACAATGCTTCCGAACTGGACGATGTTAGTCACACGCAGTCGTGCATTAATCTGAAAAGTTCGGTGTGCGCTTCGCCCGCAGCCTCCGCTACAGGATCGCCGCAGCATAAAGCCACACCCATTGCAATTGTTACACAGCCTGTTTCTACGACGTCCAACACAGTGCCGACGCATGGTGCTGCCGTCGGCACAGACAACATTGGTCCACCACGACCAGGTGCTTTGATTGTTAAAGAACGTTTCATAGAGCCGCCAAAACGAATTCCTCGTAGTTTCCACAGCAAAACTCAGTCCATGGACTCCGATTTCTTGTTCAATGAGTTCTTGTTAGTACCAGCACGTTCGCCGACCCACGCACCCATTTCGCCCGAAGGTAGCAGCCGCACAAGCAGCGCAAGCACATCCCCTGCATCGCGCTCCAACTCGCGATTTATGGCGACAAAAATTTTGGACGATGTGGCTACTTTGCAACATAAATAA